In one window of Pseudomonas benzenivorans DNA:
- a CDS encoding glycosyltransferase family 4 protein codes for MKMLFISQLFDPEYSIKGLGFLQEMQKQGFEVEVITTFPSYPVGKVFPGYKLKPWQVETHSGIRVIRVYSFISHSKSKFSRALNYFSFMVTSFLAMAVMRKPDVVYAYHPQVTTGIVASIFKVLRGVPFVTDVQDLWPDALAATGTQGKGFLYSMINKLCNFVYKQSDHVVVLSRGYRGALIDRGVPAEKISVVYNWHASEGGADAEGNERVLPSGFEHTFVYAGNLGAAQSLKSVISAFSRCVEKSVCLAIIGSGVEKDELVAHAQSIGANNVFFLGYVSPQKVIKYLTQADVLVVHLKDEPLFKITIPSKIQAYLNSRKPLLMAVGGEANQIVNEARAGVCAEPDNISSIELAIAEMLDKKDAWQEMGESGRCFYETEMSQRKGVVKIVSALRQLQC; via the coding sequence ATGAAGATGCTATTTATTAGTCAATTGTTTGACCCTGAGTACTCAATAAAAGGGTTGGGCTTCCTGCAGGAGATGCAAAAGCAAGGTTTTGAAGTCGAGGTCATTACGACATTCCCAAGCTATCCAGTAGGTAAGGTTTTTCCCGGGTATAAGCTAAAGCCATGGCAGGTAGAGACACATTCGGGAATAAGGGTGATTAGGGTCTACTCTTTTATCTCTCATTCGAAGTCTAAATTTTCCAGAGCGTTGAATTATTTTTCGTTCATGGTCACTTCTTTTCTTGCCATGGCGGTGATGCGAAAGCCAGATGTTGTCTATGCATATCACCCTCAGGTGACAACGGGAATAGTGGCCTCGATATTTAAGGTACTCAGAGGGGTGCCCTTTGTGACAGACGTTCAGGATCTCTGGCCTGACGCTCTTGCGGCAACCGGCACGCAAGGAAAGGGTTTTTTGTACAGCATGATCAATAAACTTTGTAATTTCGTATATAAACAATCTGATCATGTTGTGGTGTTGTCACGAGGATACAGAGGGGCTCTGATAGATCGAGGTGTGCCGGCGGAGAAAATCAGTGTTGTTTATAATTGGCATGCCAGCGAAGGTGGGGCCGATGCGGAAGGCAATGAGCGGGTTTTGCCTTCTGGATTTGAGCATACCTTCGTCTACGCAGGCAACTTAGGGGCAGCACAATCGCTGAAGAGTGTAATTTCGGCATTCTCGCGCTGTGTGGAGAAGTCAGTCTGCTTGGCAATCATAGGTTCGGGAGTCGAGAAGGATGAGTTGGTCGCTCATGCTCAGTCTATTGGCGCGAATAACGTTTTTTTTCTTGGCTATGTCTCGCCTCAGAAAGTAATCAAGTATCTGACACAGGCTGATGTACTCGTTGTGCATTTGAAGGATGAGCCGCTGTTCAAAATTACCATACCCTCTAAAATACAGGCGTACTTGAACTCGAGGAAACCCCTCCTAATGGCGGTAGGCGGGGAGGCCAATCAGATTGTAAACGAGGCACGTGCTGGTGTATGTGCCGAGCCTGATAATATCTCGAGCATTGAACTGGCCATCGCTGAAATGCTGGACAAGAAAGATGCATGGCAAGAAATGGGTGAGAGTGGCAGGTGCTTCTACGAGACTGAAATGTCTCAGCGTAAAGGGGTTGTCAAGATTGTTTCCGCTTTGAGGCAGTTGCAATGTTGA
- a CDS encoding GNAT family N-acetyltransferase, producing the protein MKYRPADEHDIAAVTEVHLAAFPGFFLTSLGTRFLGEMYRGFLLHPSGILLVAEEAGKVMGFAAGTSAPASFFSELRRQRFLSFFCYAIPALFRNPKVVFNKLLKAVFYRGDKPTGLEGGALLSSIGVSPNVVGKSVGQELLTRFEHEALLRGQSFVYLTTDEVGNDRVNAFYRKNGYVVESRFSQHAGRAMFRYVKYI; encoded by the coding sequence ATGAAGTATAGACCGGCAGATGAGCATGATATCGCCGCTGTAACAGAGGTGCACCTAGCGGCATTCCCAGGGTTTTTCCTTACGAGCCTAGGCACTAGGTTTCTCGGTGAGATGTATAGAGGATTTTTACTGCATCCCAGCGGTATTCTCCTTGTGGCCGAGGAGGCGGGGAAGGTAATGGGGTTCGCAGCAGGTACGAGCGCGCCCGCCTCATTCTTTTCGGAGTTGCGTCGGCAGCGTTTTCTATCTTTCTTTTGTTATGCTATTCCAGCGTTGTTTCGCAATCCTAAGGTTGTTTTCAATAAGCTGCTTAAAGCGGTTTTCTACCGTGGTGATAAGCCAACTGGCTTGGAGGGGGGCGCGCTTTTGAGCAGCATCGGAGTCAGCCCGAATGTTGTGGGGAAGTCTGTTGGGCAGGAGTTGTTGACTAGGTTCGAGCATGAAGCTCTTCTGCGGGGGCAGAGCTTTGTCTATCTGACAACTGATGAGGTTGGAAACGATAGAGTTAATGCGTTCTACAGAAAGAACGGTTATGTTGTTGAGTCTCGCTTTAGTCAGCATGCGGGTCGAGCAATGTTTCGGTACGTTAAGTATATATAG
- a CDS encoding acyltransferase family protein, with the protein MTGRERIDFSDVLRGVAPWFVVASHWIGIFWWGPALVARITASPLLDEPAPWIASWFSLRYFNFGAFGVGLFFLISGLVIPLSVTANNPVAFVLARLLRILPTYIVGLSIGVFAVYCSSMYWALPFPVEWKSFIVNALLVANFFDIPSLDYVNWTLAIELKFYLLALLLIGTFRSGKFWPILLVCMVGLLFNLLANPAEGAGQVPVWVKAQAKDVMFFPFMFIGSVFYLIHSSKMSWRLGVIYSVLLVLLFCLTWRASAYAPNFYHITLNYCYALVVFAVLFCFRSHVRCNSLFGFLARISYPVYVIHPLCGYVFLRLALAQGWSYYAALLLALPMTLFASYVLHLLVEQPSISLGRLIGRRMRRKE; encoded by the coding sequence ATGACAGGGCGAGAAAGGATCGACTTTTCTGATGTTCTGCGGGGTGTTGCGCCATGGTTTGTGGTGGCATCTCACTGGATCGGTATTTTCTGGTGGGGGCCGGCTCTTGTTGCTCGTATTACCGCTTCGCCATTGCTAGATGAGCCTGCACCATGGATCGCAAGCTGGTTTTCTTTGAGGTACTTTAATTTTGGCGCATTTGGCGTGGGGTTATTTTTTCTGATTTCTGGTTTGGTGATACCGCTGTCTGTAACCGCGAATAATCCGGTTGCGTTTGTGCTCGCTCGGCTCTTGCGGATATTGCCAACTTATATTGTAGGGCTCTCGATTGGGGTGTTTGCTGTTTATTGCTCCTCAATGTATTGGGCACTGCCTTTTCCAGTTGAGTGGAAAAGCTTTATCGTCAATGCTCTGCTAGTGGCAAATTTTTTCGATATTCCAAGTCTTGACTATGTGAACTGGACTTTGGCTATAGAATTAAAGTTTTATTTGCTAGCACTGTTGTTGATCGGTACTTTTCGTTCCGGTAAGTTTTGGCCGATCTTGCTAGTTTGCATGGTTGGATTGCTTTTTAATCTTTTAGCTAACCCGGCAGAGGGGGCGGGTCAGGTGCCTGTTTGGGTGAAGGCGCAGGCGAAAGATGTCATGTTCTTTCCCTTTATGTTTATTGGTAGTGTGTTCTACTTAATTCACTCGAGCAAGATGTCGTGGCGGTTAGGTGTCATCTATAGTGTGTTGCTGGTGTTGTTGTTTTGTTTGACTTGGCGGGCCTCAGCCTATGCGCCAAATTTTTATCATATAACTCTGAATTATTGTTATGCGCTTGTGGTGTTCGCAGTACTGTTTTGCTTTCGCAGTCATGTCCGTTGTAACTCTCTCTTTGGATTTTTGGCCCGTATCAGTTATCCTGTCTATGTGATTCATCCACTTTGCGGATATGTGTTCTTACGTCTGGCTTTGGCGCAAGGATGGAGCTATTACGCCGCCCTGCTGCTGGCCCTACCGATGACGTTGTTCGCCTCCTATGTTTTGCACCTGCTCGTCGAGCAACCATCAATTAGTCTTGGTCGGTTAATCGGAAGGCGCATGCGTAGGAAAGAGTGA
- a CDS encoding DegT/DnrJ/EryC1/StrS family aminotransferase, which yields MNEEKFLPFALPEIGEEEIQEVVASLRSGWVTTGPRTRQFEQDFAAFLGGGVESIAVNSATAGLHLALEAIGIGPGDEVILPSYTFTATAEVVRYLGAIPVMVDVLDHTFNIDPLAVEAAITPRTRAIMPVHFAGLSCDMDALLAIARRHGLKVVEDAAHALPTTWAGRKIGTLETDVTVFSFYANKTMTTGEGGMVVTRNPEIAKRCRVMRLHGISRDAFDRYVSKSPAWFYEVIAPGYKYNMTDMAAAMGIHQLRRLDGFQLKREAMARVYDKALLDLPVILPAGAPTGDLHARHLYPVRLLPEAGISRDEFIVKMSEQGIGCSVHFIPLHLHPYWRDSCDLVPEMFPVAQRLFEQEVSIPLYTRMSDADQHRVIVAIRQVLANV from the coding sequence TTGAACGAAGAAAAATTTTTGCCATTTGCTTTGCCCGAGATTGGTGAAGAAGAAATCCAGGAGGTGGTAGCTTCGCTACGTTCCGGCTGGGTAACTACCGGGCCTAGGACTCGGCAGTTTGAGCAGGACTTTGCAGCATTTCTCGGTGGTGGCGTTGAAAGCATCGCCGTCAACTCGGCAACGGCGGGCTTGCATCTGGCTCTTGAGGCCATTGGTATTGGTCCCGGTGACGAGGTCATCCTGCCCAGCTATACCTTTACGGCCACGGCGGAAGTGGTGCGCTATCTCGGTGCCATCCCGGTGATGGTGGATGTGCTGGATCACACTTTCAATATCGACCCGCTCGCGGTGGAGGCAGCAATAACGCCGCGTACCCGTGCCATCATGCCGGTGCATTTTGCTGGCTTGAGTTGTGACATGGACGCTCTGCTTGCAATTGCCCGACGCCATGGATTGAAGGTCGTAGAGGATGCCGCTCATGCACTTCCAACTACTTGGGCTGGGCGTAAAATCGGCACGTTGGAAACTGATGTGACGGTGTTCAGCTTCTATGCCAACAAGACCATGACCACGGGCGAAGGTGGCATGGTCGTCACTCGCAACCCGGAAATTGCAAAGCGTTGTCGAGTAATGCGACTGCATGGGATTAGCCGGGACGCGTTTGACCGTTATGTGTCCAAGTCCCCAGCATGGTTCTACGAGGTTATTGCCCCTGGCTACAAGTACAATATGACTGACATGGCGGCCGCGATGGGCATTCATCAATTGCGTCGATTGGACGGCTTTCAACTTAAGCGTGAGGCTATGGCGCGAGTGTACGATAAGGCGCTCTTGGATTTGCCTGTTATCCTACCGGCGGGAGCACCGACAGGAGATCTACACGCGCGTCACCTGTATCCTGTTCGTTTGTTGCCCGAGGCTGGGATCAGCAGGGACGAATTTATTGTGAAGATGTCTGAGCAGGGTATTGGATGTTCAGTGCATTTCATTCCATTACACCTGCACCCCTATTGGCGGGATAGTTGTGATCTTGTGCCAGAGATGTTCCCGGTGGCGCAACGGCTATTCGAGCAGGAGGTCTCCATTCCTCTGTACACTCGGATGAGCGATGCCGATCAGCATCGGGTTATTGTCGCTATCCGACAGGTGTTGGCTAATGTCTAA
- a CDS encoding sugar transferase, whose translation MSKRTFDLLCSCGGLLLLSPVFLAVMIWIKLDSPGPVFFRQVRVGRHGKPFRIHKFRTMRVDAERSGRLTVGVDKRVTQAGFFLRKYKLDELPQLIDVVLGEMSLVGPRPEVQEFIDCYPPDVREKVLSVRPGITDWASIEMVDENQLLAGYEDSRQAYIDVVLPIKQRFYLEYVERQSLVADVRIIFATILKVISR comes from the coding sequence ATGTCTAAGCGAACATTCGATTTGCTTTGCTCTTGCGGTGGACTGCTTTTACTGTCACCTGTGTTCCTGGCGGTCATGATTTGGATAAAACTGGATTCGCCAGGGCCTGTTTTTTTTAGGCAGGTGCGGGTTGGTCGTCATGGGAAGCCATTTCGTATTCATAAATTCCGTACTATGCGGGTGGATGCCGAGAGATCGGGGCGCTTGACGGTTGGGGTAGATAAGCGGGTTACCCAGGCAGGTTTTTTTCTACGGAAGTACAAACTAGATGAATTGCCGCAGTTAATTGACGTGGTGCTTGGCGAGATGAGTCTTGTTGGGCCGCGTCCAGAGGTCCAAGAGTTCATTGATTGTTATCCTCCGGATGTGCGTGAGAAGGTTTTGTCCGTGCGGCCCGGTATCACTGATTGGGCATCTATTGAAATGGTTGACGAAAATCAATTACTGGCCGGTTATGAGGACTCACGCCAAGCCTATATTGATGTTGTTCTTCCTATTAAGCAGCGCTTCTATCTCGAATATGTAGAGCGACAAAGTCTTGTTGCTGATGTTCGAATTATTTTTGCAACCATTTTAAAAGTTATATCCCGATAG
- a CDS encoding polysaccharide biosynthesis protein, with protein MLRLAETLRSRLVCLPRRYKRLIQVTVDVTLVWAALWLAFVVRLGDSKSIEPFAGHAWLFIAAPLIAVPLFVRFGMYRAVMRYFGNDALLAIAKAVTLSALLLALAVYWHQEAPKLIPRSMVFNYWWLSLVLIGGLRLVMRQYFMGDWFSPEQPSRLKGRDTGLPKVAVYGAGAAGNQLVAALRMGRAMRPVAFIDDDANIANRVIAGLRVYTAKHIQQMIDETGADEILLAIPSASRGRRREILELLEAFPLHVRSVPGFMDLASGRVKVEDIQEVDIADLLGRDAVPPRQELFERCIRGQVVMVSGAGGSIGSELCRQIVASAPTTLILFEHSEFNLYSIHSELEQRIARESLPVRLVPILGSIRNPVRLVDVMRTWAVNTVYHAAAYKHVPMVEHNIAEGVLNNVMGSLHTAQAAVMAGVEHFVLISTDKAVRPTNVMGSTKRLAEMVLQALSAESAPVLVGDAEAVHRVNKTRFTMVRFGNVLGSSGSVIPRFHEQIRQGGPVTVTHPNITRYFMTIPEAAQLVIQAGAMGQGGDVFVLDMGQPVKIVELAEKMIHLCGLSVRSEKSPHGDIAIEFTGLRPGEKLYEELLIGDNVSPTDHPMIMRANEEHLPWESFKKVLADLQGAVERDDYDRVRQVLRETVSGYAPEGEIVDWIHLKRRSKPR; from the coding sequence GTGTTAAGACTTGCCGAAACACTACGCAGCCGTCTGGTTTGCCTGCCACGGCGCTATAAGCGACTGATTCAGGTCACAGTGGATGTGACATTAGTGTGGGCCGCGCTTTGGCTTGCGTTCGTCGTGCGCTTGGGGGACTCGAAAAGTATCGAGCCTTTCGCCGGACATGCCTGGCTGTTTATCGCGGCACCGCTGATAGCCGTTCCGTTGTTCGTGCGCTTTGGCATGTATCGCGCGGTGATGCGTTATTTTGGTAACGATGCGCTGCTGGCCATCGCCAAGGCGGTCACGCTGTCGGCGCTGCTCCTGGCGCTGGCGGTGTACTGGCATCAGGAGGCACCCAAGCTCATTCCGCGCTCCATGGTGTTCAATTACTGGTGGCTGAGCCTGGTGCTGATCGGTGGTTTGCGCCTGGTGATGCGCCAGTACTTCATGGGCGACTGGTTTTCGCCGGAGCAACCCAGCAGGCTCAAGGGGCGCGATACTGGATTGCCGAAGGTCGCGGTATACGGCGCGGGGGCGGCCGGCAACCAGTTGGTGGCGGCTTTGCGTATGGGCCGGGCGATGCGTCCGGTAGCCTTTATCGATGACGACGCCAATATCGCCAACCGGGTGATCGCGGGTTTGCGCGTTTACACAGCTAAGCATATCCAGCAGATGATCGATGAGACCGGTGCGGACGAAATCCTCTTGGCGATTCCTTCTGCTTCCCGCGGTCGCCGCCGCGAAATTCTCGAACTGCTCGAGGCTTTTCCCCTGCACGTGCGTAGCGTGCCCGGCTTCATGGATTTGGCCAGTGGTCGTGTCAAGGTCGAGGATATCCAAGAAGTGGACATTGCCGACCTGCTCGGCCGGGACGCCGTGCCGCCGCGCCAGGAGCTCTTCGAGCGCTGCATCCGTGGCCAGGTGGTGATGGTCTCCGGGGCGGGGGGCTCGATCGGCTCGGAACTGTGCCGGCAGATAGTAGCGAGCGCACCGACCACCCTGATTCTGTTCGAGCACAGCGAGTTTAATCTCTACTCCATCCATAGCGAGTTGGAGCAGCGGATTGCCCGCGAGTCGCTGCCGGTGCGTCTGGTGCCTATTCTCGGCTCCATCCGCAACCCGGTCAGACTGGTGGATGTCATGCGTACCTGGGCCGTTAATACCGTCTATCACGCGGCCGCCTACAAGCACGTACCGATGGTCGAGCACAATATCGCCGAGGGTGTGCTGAATAACGTGATGGGTTCGCTGCATACGGCGCAGGCGGCAGTCATGGCCGGGGTCGAGCATTTCGTGCTGATCTCCACGGACAAGGCGGTGCGCCCGACCAATGTCATGGGCAGCACCAAGCGCCTGGCCGAGATGGTGTTGCAGGCCCTGAGCGCCGAGTCGGCGCCGGTATTGGTCGGTGATGCCGAAGCGGTACACAGGGTCAACAAGACCCGATTCACCATGGTGCGTTTCGGCAATGTATTGGGCTCCTCCGGCTCGGTGATTCCGCGTTTCCATGAGCAGATCAGGCAAGGGGGGCCGGTGACCGTGACCCATCCGAATATCACCCGTTACTTCATGACCATCCCCGAGGCCGCTCAGCTGGTCATCCAGGCCGGCGCCATGGGGCAGGGCGGTGATGTGTTCGTCCTGGACATGGGCCAGCCGGTGAAGATCGTCGAGCTGGCGGAGAAGATGATTCATCTCTGTGGCCTCAGTGTGCGCTCGGAGAAGAGTCCGCACGGCGATATTGCCATCGAGTTCACCGGGCTGCGTCCCGGCGAAAAGCTCTATGAGGAACTGCTGATAGGTGACAACGTCAGCCCGACCGATCACCCGATGATCATGCGCGCCAACGAAGAGCACCTGCCCTGGGAGTCGTTCAAGAAGGTCTTGGCGGATTTGCAGGGCGCGGTCGAGCGCGACGATTACGACCGGGTGCGCCAGGTGCTGCGTGAAACCGTGAGCGGCTATGCGCCAGAAGGCGAGATAGTCGACTGGATTCACCTGAAGCGCCGCAGTAAGCCCCGCTAG
- a CDS encoding DUF2784 domain-containing protein, which translates to MIARFAADAVLVVHLLFILFVLLGGLLVLRWRALAWLHLPAALWGAVVELFRLQCPLTPLENVLRRAAGEQGYSGSFVEQYLLPLIYPAGLTPGVQLLLGVLVLAVNGAIYGYLLWRGKVER; encoded by the coding sequence ATGATCGCCCGCTTTGCCGCCGATGCGGTTCTCGTGGTGCACCTGCTGTTTATCCTGTTCGTGCTGCTCGGCGGCCTGCTGGTGCTGCGCTGGCGTGCTTTGGCCTGGCTGCACCTGCCGGCCGCGCTATGGGGGGCGGTGGTCGAGCTGTTCCGGCTGCAATGTCCACTGACCCCGCTGGAGAATGTCCTGCGCCGCGCCGCCGGCGAGCAGGGGTACAGCGGCAGCTTCGTCGAACAGTATCTGTTACCGCTCATCTACCCGGCTGGGCTCACGCCAGGCGTTCAGTTGCTGCTCGGTGTCCTGGTGCTGGCGGTCAACGGCGCGATCTATGGCTATCTGCTGTGGCGAGGCAAGGTCGAGCGCTAG
- a CDS encoding SDR family oxidoreductase produces the protein MQKRMMITGAGSGLGREIALRWAREGWRLALADVREGGLAETLQLVRDAGGDGFTRLCDVRDYSQLTALAQACEAKFGGIDVLVNNAGVASGGFFGELSLEDWDWQISINLMGVVKGCKAFLPLLERSKGKIVNIASMAALMQGPAMSNYNVAKAGVVALSESLLVELRAQEIGVHVVCPSFFQTNLLDSFRGPTPAMKAQVGKLLESSPISAAEIADYIYCQVAEGEFMILPHEQGRMAWALKQKNPQLLYDEMAGMAERMRAKVADRTVS, from the coding sequence ATGCAAAAGCGCATGATGATTACCGGTGCGGGCTCGGGTTTGGGGCGTGAGATCGCCCTGCGCTGGGCCCGCGAGGGCTGGCGGCTGGCCCTGGCCGACGTCAGGGAGGGCGGTCTGGCGGAAACCCTGCAACTGGTGCGGGACGCCGGGGGCGACGGTTTCACCCGACTGTGCGACGTGCGCGACTACAGCCAGCTGACCGCCTTGGCCCAGGCCTGCGAGGCGAAGTTCGGCGGCATCGATGTGCTCGTCAACAACGCCGGGGTGGCGTCCGGGGGCTTCTTCGGCGAGCTGTCGCTGGAGGACTGGGACTGGCAGATCTCGATCAACTTGATGGGCGTGGTCAAGGGCTGCAAGGCCTTTCTGCCGCTGCTCGAGCGCAGCAAGGGCAAGATCGTCAACATCGCCTCGATGGCGGCCCTGATGCAGGGCCCGGCCATGAGCAACTACAACGTCGCCAAGGCCGGCGTGGTGGCGCTGTCGGAAAGCCTGCTGGTGGAACTACGGGCGCAGGAGATCGGTGTGCATGTGGTCTGCCCGTCCTTCTTCCAGACCAATTTGCTGGACTCCTTCCGTGGTCCGACGCCGGCGATGAAGGCCCAGGTCGGCAAGCTGCTGGAGAGCTCGCCGATCAGCGCGGCGGAGATTGCCGACTACATCTACTGTCAGGTTGCCGAGGGCGAGTTCATGATCCTGCCCCACGAGCAGGGCCGCATGGCCTGGGCGCTGAAGCAGAAGAACCCGCAGCTGCTCTACGACGAGATGGCCGGCATGGCCGAGCGGATGCGTGCCAAGGTGGCTGATCGAACGGTCAGCTAA
- a CDS encoding MFS transporter → MKPLSGTALLLALLLAAVNLRPGITSLAPLIERIAADLALSRGLISLSTALPVLCMGLLAPLAPRLALRLGLERTITLCMATIAGALLLRLLGDVGGVLIASAALLGSGIAVAGPLLSGFIKRYFFEHMGRVVAWYSLGMAVGGAAGAVLTVPAMHGLGERWTQGLALWALPALLAMGVWLWVPNRAESAGQGEAQAGLPWGQPRAWLISAFFALQAGLFYALATWVVARYHEAGLSLLHSNSLFSLSMLTGLPSSFLFPWLAQRFGNRYGLLQACALLACVSLAMISFVPTLLPELWAVVIGLGLGGAFALSLVLPLYEASTPLAVSRWTSMMLCAGYGMASLAPVLTGMARDLAGGYQLAFAVLTGLALLMVLLAWWMARGVAPADTDAP, encoded by the coding sequence GTGAAACCCTTATCTGGAACCGCCCTGCTGTTGGCGCTGTTGTTGGCGGCGGTGAACCTGCGCCCCGGTATCACCTCCCTGGCCCCGCTGATCGAGCGGATCGCCGCAGACCTCGCCCTGAGCCGCGGCCTGATCAGCCTGAGCACGGCCTTGCCGGTGCTGTGCATGGGCCTGCTGGCGCCGCTGGCGCCGCGCCTGGCGCTGCGGTTGGGCCTGGAGCGCACCATCACCCTGTGCATGGCCACCATCGCCGGCGCCTTGCTGCTGCGGCTGCTCGGCGATGTCGGTGGGGTGCTGATCGCCAGTGCGGCGCTGCTCGGTAGTGGCATCGCCGTGGCCGGCCCGCTGCTCTCTGGCTTTATCAAGCGTTACTTCTTCGAGCATATGGGTCGGGTGGTGGCCTGGTACTCCCTGGGCATGGCGGTGGGCGGGGCGGCCGGCGCCGTGTTGACGGTGCCGGCCATGCACGGGCTCGGCGAGCGCTGGACCCAGGGGCTGGCGCTGTGGGCGCTGCCGGCGCTGCTGGCCATGGGCGTATGGCTGTGGGTGCCCAACCGCGCCGAGTCGGCCGGTCAGGGCGAGGCCCAGGCCGGCCTGCCCTGGGGCCAGCCGCGGGCCTGGTTGATCAGCGCATTCTTCGCGCTCCAGGCGGGGCTCTTCTATGCCCTGGCCACCTGGGTAGTGGCGCGCTATCACGAGGCCGGCCTGAGCCTGCTGCACAGTAATAGCCTGTTCAGCCTGTCGATGCTGACGGGCTTGCCCAGCTCCTTTCTGTTTCCCTGGCTGGCCCAGCGCTTCGGCAATCGTTATGGCCTGCTGCAGGCTTGCGCCCTGCTGGCCTGCGTCAGCCTGGCGATGATCAGCTTTGTGCCGACGCTACTGCCGGAGCTGTGGGCGGTGGTCATCGGCTTGGGCCTGGGCGGGGCCTTCGCCTTGTCCCTGGTCTTGCCGCTGTACGAGGCGAGCACGCCGTTGGCGGTCAGCCGCTGGACCTCGATGATGCTCTGCGCCGGTTACGGCATGGCCTCGCTGGCACCGGTCCTGACCGGTATGGCGCGCGATCTGGCCGGCGGTTACCAGCTGGCCTTCGCCGTGCTCACCGGTCTGGCGCTGTTGATGGTGCTGCTGGCCTGGTGGATGGCCAGGGGCGTAGCGCCGGCCGACACCGACGCCCCTTAA
- a CDS encoding YheU family protein encodes MLIPPHLLQADTLTHLIEDFVTREGTDNGDETPLETRVQRVRRALDKGEAVIVFDPESQQCQLALKREVPKEWLQALVE; translated from the coding sequence GTGTTGATCCCCCCTCACCTGCTGCAAGCCGACACCCTGACCCACCTGATCGAGGACTTCGTCACCCGCGAGGGCACCGACAACGGTGACGAGACCCCTTTGGAGACCCGCGTGCAGCGGGTGCGCCGCGCCCTGGACAAAGGCGAGGCGGTGATCGTCTTCGACCCGGAAAGCCAGCAATGCCAACTGGCGTTGAAACGCGAGGTGCCCAAGGAGTGGCTGCAGGCGCTGGTCGAGTGA
- a CDS encoding osmoprotectant NAGGN system M42 family peptidase, with translation MQQLPQPDLEYLQKVLLEMLAIPSPTGFTDTIVRYVAERLEEIGIPFELTRRGTIRATLKGKQSSPDRAVSTHLDTIGAIVRTIQDNGRLGLAPVGTWSSRFAEGSRVSVFTETSVIRGSVLPLLASGHAFNTEVDQLPISWDHVELRLDAYCATRADCESLGVSVGDFVAFDPLPEFTESGHISARHLDDKAGVAALLASLKAIVESGAELEIDCHPLFTVTEEVGSGAAAALHWDVSEFVGVDIAPVAQGQSSSEHTVSVAMQDSGGPHDYHLSRQLLRLAGEHEIPVRRDLFRYYHSDAQSAVGAGHDVRTALLAFGCDATHGYERTHIDSLVALSRLLSAYILSPPVFASDAQPAQGSLDRFSHQLEHDTQMASDTRVPAVDSLLGQRGEES, from the coding sequence ATGCAGCAACTGCCCCAACCCGACCTCGAATACCTGCAGAAAGTCCTGCTGGAGATGCTCGCCATCCCCAGCCCGACCGGCTTTACCGACACCATCGTGCGCTACGTCGCCGAACGCCTGGAAGAGATCGGCATCCCCTTCGAACTGACCCGCCGCGGCACCATCCGCGCCACCCTCAAGGGCAAGCAGAGCAGTCCGGATCGCGCGGTGTCGACCCACCTGGACACCATCGGCGCCATCGTCCGCACCATTCAGGATAACGGCCGCCTGGGCCTGGCCCCGGTCGGCACCTGGTCCAGCCGCTTCGCCGAAGGCAGCCGGGTCAGCGTCTTCACCGAAACCAGCGTGATCCGTGGCAGCGTGCTGCCGCTGCTGGCCTCCGGGCATGCCTTCAATACCGAGGTGGATCAGCTGCCGATCAGCTGGGACCACGTCGAGCTGCGCCTGGACGCCTACTGCGCCACCCGCGCCGACTGCGAATCCCTCGGCGTGTCGGTCGGCGACTTCGTCGCCTTCGACCCGCTGCCGGAGTTCACCGAGAGCGGCCACATCAGCGCCCGCCACCTGGACGACAAGGCCGGCGTCGCCGCCCTGCTCGCCTCGCTCAAGGCCATAGTCGAGAGCGGCGCGGAGCTGGAGATCGACTGCCATCCGCTGTTCACCGTCACCGAGGAGGTCGGCTCCGGCGCGGCCGCGGCGCTGCACTGGGACGTCAGCGAGTTCGTCGGCGTGGATATCGCCCCGGTGGCCCAGGGCCAGAGTTCCAGCGAGCACACGGTCAGCGTCGCCATGCAGGACTCCGGCGGCCCCCACGACTACCACCTGTCGCGGCAGTTGTTACGCCTGGCCGGCGAACACGAGATCCCGGTGCGCCGCGACCTGTTCCGCTACTACCACAGCGACGCCCAGTCGGCGGTGGGGGCCGGCCATGACGTGCGCACCGCCCTGCTGGCCTTCGGCTGCGATGCCACCCATGGCTACGAGCGCACCCATATCGACAGCCTGGTGGCGCTGAGCCGGCTGCTCAGCGCCTATATACTCAGCCCGCCGGTGTTCGCCAGCGATGCCCAGCCCGCGCAAGGCTCGCTGGACCGCTTCAGCCACCAACTGGAGCACGACACGCAGATGGCCAGCGATACCCGGGTGCCCGCCGTCGACAGCCTGCTCGGCCAACGCGGCGAGGAGAGCTGA